In the Triticum aestivum cultivar Chinese Spring chromosome 2B, IWGSC CS RefSeq v2.1, whole genome shotgun sequence genome, aaaacttctgatgaaattccaatttcaataggttgtagttccatgatccaatatcatcacatagcctaaaccatgtcaatgcctttcccttcaaagataaagggaagaccttcttcttgataatatcctcgggcatacctgcaagcttaaataatccataagcttcatccacatagattaggtgcatatcgggatgtaatgttccatctcctgtaaaaggattagctagtagtttctctatcatacccgaaggaatttcaaagtgaacattttcagtaggtttagtaggttgaggagcaactctttgctctactggtcggggtgaagataccccgaacaagcacctcaaaggattattttccatagtaacaagtgatagtaaatttcagcacactttataaatttttccttaccaaattccacctaccaaaggcgcttaactccccggcaacagcgccagaaaagagtcttgatgacccacaagtataggtgatctatcatattccttttgataagtaaggtgtcgaacccaacgtggagtagaaggaaatgacaagcggttttcagtaaggtattctctgcaagcactaaaattatcggtaacagatagttttgtgataaggtaatttgtaatgggtaacgagtaacaaaagtaaacaaggtgcagtaaggtggcccaatcctttttgtggcaaaggacaagcctgcacaaactcttatataaagcaaagcgctcccgaggacacatgggaattatcgtcaagctagttttcatcatgctcatatgattcacgttcgttactttaataattcgatatgcgggtggaccggtgcttgggtactgcccttccttggacaagcatcccacttatgattaacccctctcgcaagcatttgcaactacgaaagaagaattaaggtaaacataatcatagcatgaaacatatggatccaaatcagccccttacgaagcaacacataaactagggtttaagcttctgtcactctagcaacccatcatctacttattacttcccaatgccttcccctaggcccaaacaatggtgaagtgtcatgtattcgacgttcacataacaccactagaggaaagacaacatatatctcatcaaaatatcgaatgaataccaaattcacatgactacttataacaagacttctcccatgtcctcaggaataaacgtaactactcacaaataatattcatgttaataatcagaagggtattaatatgcataaaggatctgaacatatgatcttccactgaataaaccaactagcatcaactacaagaagtcatcaacactactagcaacccacaggtaccaatctgaggttttgagacaaagatcggatacaagagatgaactagggtttgagaggagatggtggtggtgaagattttgatggagattgaccccctcttgatgagaggatcgatggtgatgatgatggcgacgatttccccctcccggagggatgtttccccagcagaacagctccgccagagccctagattggctccgccaaggtttcgcctcgagacagcggcgcttagtcccgaaagcttccttctgatttttttcaagggcaaaagacaccatataccagaagatgggcatcggggggctgccaggtggcccacgaggcagggggcgcacctagggggtagggcgcaccctccaccctcgtggatggtgggtggccccctctggtgctttcttcgcccaatatttttaatatattccaaaactgacttttgtggagtttcaggactttgggagttgtgcagaataggtctctaatattttctccttttccagcccagaatcccagctgccggcattctccctcttcatgtaaaccttgtaaaataagagagaaaaggcataagtattgtgacataatgtgtaaaaTAAGAGCTTGTCTTCTGTTCTCTGGTTACTGGCTCGGATGCCGTCTTGGTTGTCTCATATTTCCCTTTAGCTGCCCCCGTCAAGCATCGCCGTGGGTAcggctgcaactgcccatgcacaagtaaggggtactaaagggcccaaactttagtacaccgacacccaTCTCCTCCATGAAGCGAACTACCCGGCGCCTCACGACATGTGCGCGCCGGGGCGATGGAGGCTCAACGCCGGGGGCGTCCCCGTCCCCCCGATGCACGACGTCGAGCACCCCCACTACTTCCAAGCCGAGATCGACCGTGTGCGGGCGTCTCTGTCGGAGGAGCAGCGAGCCCTCCCGGAGTACGAAGCCGGCAACCACgaggcgtgggcggcgtacttcgaacaCTGGCAGGCGGAGCGGCTGGCCTCCATCAACAACGCACCACTGGTGAGGGGGCGCAACAACAGGGGCGGTCGCCGCCtatggtggggcgcccccggccgcacgcTACACGCCGTCCTCGAGTGCCTCAAGGGCAGCAACGATCCACCGCTGACGTACCTGGCCGTCCCGGCCCCCCGCCGGAGTTGCGGTCCATAGCTGCCGAGGAGGATGCTGGGCgggtcctcctccttctccccctactcctcccgctcctcctcccactcctccggctAGCCGACGCTCTtaagcgtcaaggccgagcccgtagAAACGCTGCTCGGCCGCCGCAACCGcagcatcgtcatcaacgagggtggcGGCGGTTCCTCGGGTCCAGCCTCCCGCCTCGTCAGGCCGAAGACGAAGCCGGGGCTCGGCCCCATGAAGCGCGAGCACAACGACGAGGTCGCCTTCGACGACGAGTCCGCCTTGGACGACGAGACCGCCATGAAGTGGGCGTGGGAGGACTGGGCGCAGACGGAGCTGGAGCGCCAGCGCTGCGCCCTGGAGGAGATTGCCGCTCGGCGCCGTggccgcgacgagggaggcgtcgtTATTCtcaacgacagcgacgacgaggtgcCGCCGGCGGCCAAACCAGTACGCCAGGGGgaccccgggcaggggtccagcagggacgGCCACGTGAAGGAGGACGACGACGGCAGCGACTTCGGCGCCTTCAGCGATTCTTCGCCCTGTAGGCGCGGCcattttttcttcttgtttttagtAGACTTATTATTATGTTTCTATATGTAAAATAACTGTGAACCGCCTAAATATCGCCGAATGTATGCCGTGTTTGCCGAAATTTGCCCAattatgtttttattttttttagaaaaaagagCATCTGGGGCCGAGCCGATCGCCCCAGGCCGCAAATAtcgccggttcgcccccaggcggcgcttttttctagcgggggggggggacgaggatcccctgacgtgggtTGTCCTGCCATTGAGagactgacacatgggtcccacctgtcagcgaccgaaaggcagtgAAAGTCAGGGTCGGCTACATCAGAGGATCTGTgtccgggggcggggggggggggggggggggtggggcgaGGCGAATCAATGATTAGAAAGATGTGGAGGCCTTCGTAGATTTGTGAGAGTAGTCTAGGCTTTTGGGGGTGTGATGCAATTTTTTGCTTCAATGTTCGCATCCGATGTAAACCTCTTGTAATTAACTTTGCTCCCTCTCGAAAATAAATTTACAAACAGTCTCAACAAGTTTGCATGCATGCTTCTGTTGCATCGATTATCCTCCCTAATTAGTATATGTCTTGATTTTGCTAGAAACCTTCGTCGCTGTTTGCGTCAGATGCCCTCGCGGCGACGCGCCATGGTCCATCTCCTTCCTGAGCTTGCTGACCCTGTCGATGACGGCCTCCACCGTGAAATCCACGGCGTCCCTGAGCGTCTCCAGCTTCGACCTCGGGTCCGCGTACACCAGCCTCGGTATCAGCCCAATCACCGTCTCGGTCATCCGCTCCGCCACCTCCAGAGGGGTCTGCCGGAGCGTCTCCTCCACGCTGCTGGCGTTGCCGCTGCGCACGTCCTCCTCGGAAATGAACACGGAGTAGGTGTCGCGATCGTCGGGGAGGTGCCACTTGTACTGCCTATACGCGGAGTCCGGGTGGAAGAACACCGGCACGCAGCCGGCGAGGATGGCGTCGAACGCCGACCGCCGCGTGTACGTGTCGCCAGGCGGCTGCAGGCAGAAGCGCGCCCCCTGGAAGACGCGCATGAAGGTGCTGGGCACGAGGCAGTTCTTCTCGCTCTTGTGGCACTGCACCAGGTTGCAGAAGCTGGAGGCGCCGCACTCCCGGATGAGGTGGTGCCGGATGGAGTTCGGGTCTCCGGGCCGCTCGCCGCCGGCGAAGGAGAAGAGGAAGTCCCGCTTCATGCCTTGCATCCGCTGCTGCCACTGGAGGACGTCCGCGTCTTTCGCTGGGTGGAAGTAGGTCGGGTACGGCACGGCGAAGTCGAAGTCCGTCCACGGCAGCTTCTCGACCAACAACACCGTCATGTTCCACACCGGCGGCAAACGGAACAGCTTGTTGCCCCACTCCGAGTCGCTGTCCGTCTGCCGCTGATGGTCCCACGCCGTCCTCCCGGACATGACGAAGTGGTCGCGTCCGCCCATGGCGCGCCACTCGGGCCGCCGCGTCAGCCAGTCGACGAGTTCGACGGGCGCGGCGTCCTTGGCTGTGGCGTTGTTGCTCCACAGATGCCGCACGACGTCAAACCCAGCGTAGTACGGCACGAaaacggcggcggcgagggaggagtcgtTGGTGAGGCACTCGTACTGCCGGACGCGAGCGTGGAAGATGACGTCGAGGCCGAAGTGGTCGGTGGCGTACCAGCCCTCGTCGGCGAACACGCCGTCCGCGTTGTCCAGGGGCGCGCCGAGGCCGCCGTTAACGAGGTACGGGCACATGTCCATCCACGGGTACCAGTGGCGGCAGTCGGCGAGGATGTCGGCGTTGAACCGTGGGGGCAGGTCGTGGACGTACAGGTACCGCCCCCGGCACGCGTCCTCCCCGGTGACGCCAACGTTACTGCTCCGGCGCACCTCGTCCCCGGCAGCGGAGGCGATCAGGAGGTTCTTGACCTGCTGCTCCTGGACGGAGGGAAAGCGCGGCTGGGAGCCGCCCTCGCGGCCGGACGCGGGGGCGGCGGTGACGAGCGACGGGTGCGGCGTGCTGACGGACGCCGCCCGGTGGCAGTGGATGATGAGTAGCCACGGCGTGGCCGACAGGACGGCGAGCAAGACGAGGCAAGGCAGCCAGCGGCCGCCGACGCCGTGCGCGGCCGTTGTCCTCTCCATGGTCACGCACCCGCGCGCGCTCGCTTGCTCTCGTACGTGTCGCCGACTGAGGTGAGGTCGCGGGGAATCTCGAAAGGGAAATTCATTTATGTGCAGATGGCTGGCCCAGCTCACACCTCACAGCTCAGACTAGAGAGTTGACATGTACCAAGTCAATAGACAAACCCCTTTTGCTAATAATAATAGAAGTCAATCGATCGATAAATCTAGGCGCGCGGAAGTGAAGGAGCCGAGGGAACGTGCAGTCGTGCACAGGCATTTGTTTTTCTCGATAAACGTCGTGCACAGGCACGTTGTCTCTCTCTTCTCGTCTCTCCTCTTTATATCGAAATAGGCAAATAGCGAATCAACTTGTGATTGAATTGTCAAGAGGACACTGATATCTCAGCTCGCTAGAGTTTAAGTTCTAAACTTAACACTAGTGCttacatttttctggatttattttagatCTTCCGGCGATATGTATTCAGTGCGCGGAGAAGTTCTCGTCGACTACGAAGCCATCTGTGGCGACTTCGTCAGTCTCATGATGATGTGTCGGCtcagtctcttgaaggtgctcatgtATGTAGGGCGTGCATGCGTGAGtttatagaggtgagtgtatgcaaGTGTATGTGAGCGACTTCAATTGTATTGTGTTAAATAAATTATAAAAAATAGTAACCGGTGTTGGTGAGATATTAAGCATTTCACAACGAACCACGAACTGGTCATCGGATGACCAAGCCGAATCTTAAAGTCGAGAGTGTCGCCACATCAACCCGAAGCAATAGTCCGTGGGTTTAGAATCCTAGCAAGAACGACCTCCGCCCCCACGATTTTTTCCTTTCCACCCTCACCCAACGCAGCCACTCATCTCCACTTCATTCGTCGCCTTCCACTCTTCCTCCTAGCCAGCCACCACGGCAAGGGTAGCTCGTGCGCGGCGGTGGCGTGACTCCAGTGGAAATCTTCGCGTTAGCGCTGCACCACCAGCCGCTTGGGGTGGCTCCCGCCGGAGGTCGTGCGAAGGGGCACACGGCCATGCATCTCCTCTTTGGCGATCGCGGATGGGTTTCTCTCACCAGCACGCGCCGCGGGAGGCAACGGTGGTGCGGCTCCAGCGGAGGTTGTCGCGGTGGCACCCCACCGCCAGCCGCTCGGGGGTGGCTCCTGCGGAGAGCGCGAGATGGAAGAGGAGGCGACTGCGCCCATCCTCATCAATGGCGCGCTCAAACCAGGGAACCTTCGTGCTCCTGTCGGGTACCACCATCGTCATCTCCGGGATCGTCCCATCTCCTTCCATGCCTTTCCCACATCGATGAGGTACATACCTCATTTGTGTACAATTTATTATTGTGCTAATTTGATTTGCGAGCAAATTGTTAGCATATTTGTAGTTTGTAGGCCATGCAGTTTTTTTAGAGCAATGAGTTATTGATCTAAATTTTCGTAGCAGATTTTATTGCTTGATGTAATCTGTCCTTTTTCACTGGCCATTTTGTGTAGCTAGTTTAGGGGGGAGGAATGCACATTTGAAAAGGGGGATGTTCCTTCCGCCGATAACCCACCGTTGCCAAAGCCTGCCATGAACGAGGCCATAGAATTTCTATGCACGTTTTTCTTATCCAACTTGGCAGGCAAAGACCCGAAAACGACGCCGCCCCTACTGGTCTCCTTTCGAAGGCCGAACACAGAGTACGGGACAATAAGACacacctctagctaaggtgaaatagtaaatgggggGAAACCTTGTGCATGGCGAGTTACTTGGAACATTTAGTATCAGGAAGAAGGTGTAGTAAGAAGTtgtcaactagtttctttcatgggatgaataccgtgTGAGCAGAGATGttagatttgcacgaataagggaagaggagtacaaATTTCGACTGGCAGTGttatgtcctccttctgttttttcgatgatcttcttgtggttcgctggaaacaagATATTGTGGAGGACGGTGGGGCCTTGggcgaacccatggccaagttgttgagtgtggtgtggcggccgtctgtcggtggcggggaagaagatctgaggcggcgaacgaTGGCGTAGCATGAATAGCTCCGTTGCGGTGGACGGTTGTGACAGTGGAGCAGCAGTGGTGAGCCGTAGGatggcgtggtcgaagtggttcagGTACGGCGCAGGTCGGCATCGTGCAGggagctcggcctcggcttcacctgctaagtccttgagggcggttgcagttgtggtggacgacgacgtcggggtaccggctccagcctgatggaggagagcggcggtggatcgagtgcgatggggtggaggatggaggaggctggggtttagcgactggtggagagggtgttttggtgcccacggagtatgaatggggaaacggagggagggggagctaaggggggaccatgtttcggtttgagacgtgcttgtttgaaatttggggaaagttacaaactttgcccccatctaaaattctCGACATATTGCGGGTCGGGATTAGGACGGTAATCTCAGGTGCCCCAAATAGTGGCCGGAGCGATTTCGGCCGagtgcatgggtgtttaggcgcccttggtgtatgaatgttttttggaggcggTTGACTGGCGTCTTGGTGATGTTACAAACATACCCCGTAttagacctttggacattgggCTGATAGGCCACATACGTCAGAGTCAggatagtaatttcctaccaccaaacattggtctcgcgcggtttcgggagGCGAGAGGCTtattggcgcttcgttcaatatttagGAGCAGAACCATTAACGTTTACAGTTCTCCACAATTGAACttttaggatttgtcaaactttAAAAAAtttgactcttgaaaatcctaaaactgtGATTATTTTGAAAGGGGGATTTGAATCTACTTTGTACATGAGTAATTGATTTTTTTGCAGCTTAGCTCAATTCATGCATGGTTCTAGATAATCACCTTGGTTGCAAAAATATAGTTAGaaatgcgtatgaatatatagcatgttcaaacgcacaacaaagattgatgccccccttTTAAAtgtgatttacaaatgccattatctcgaaTTCAAATACTTGAATGCACTTcttatgaattcgaatctttgaaaccacattatgttgaattcaacatgcaTTCTagttcgtagctagcaatttggaatgtatatCATGTatgtgacaaatgtataaagtgcttgacAGTGACAAC is a window encoding:
- the LOC123039194 gene encoding xyloglucan galactosyltransferase KATAMARI1 homolog, with translation MERTTAAHGVGGRWLPCLVLLAVLSATPWLLIIHCHRAASVSTPHPSLVTAAPASGREGGSQPRFPSVQEQQVKNLLIASAAGDEVRRSSNVGVTGEDACRGRYLYVHDLPPRFNADILADCRHWYPWMDMCPYLVNGGLGAPLDNADGVFADEGWYATDHFGLDVIFHARVRQYECLTNDSSLAAAVFVPYYAGFDVVRHLWSNNATAKDAAPVELVDWLTRRPEWRAMGGRDHFVMSGRTAWDHQRQTDSDSEWGNKLFRLPPVWNMTVLLVEKLPWTDFDFAVPYPTYFHPAKDADVLQWQQRMQGMKRDFLFSFAGGERPGDPNSIRHHLIRECGASSFCNLVQCHKSEKNCLVPSTFMRVFQGARFCLQPPGDTYTRRSAFDAILAGCVPVFFHPDSAYRQYKWHLPDDRDTYSVFISEEDVRSGNASSVEETLRQTPLEVAERMTETVIGLIPRLVYADPRSKLETLRDAVDFTVEAVIDRVSKLRKEMDHGASPRGHLTQTATKVSSKIKTYTN